The Treponema phagedenis DNA segment TAAACGATCTTCTTCATCAAATAATCCTTTTTGTTTCATACCTCATTTTATCATCTTTTTAATCTTTTTTAAAGGGGGTTTTTAGAGGTGCCCTGTATTGAATTTTGCAGCTTCAAAGTATGAAAAGCAGGAATAAATGGTTTAAGTTCTGTAACTGCAAACTAACATATTGACCATACACTCTCTTGTAGACTACAATATCTTTATGGAATGTTCATTAAATTTTAAATGGAAAGACAGTCTCAGTGTGGGGTATAACACGATTGACCTGCACCACAAAAAACTATTAAGTCTTATTAACGATTTTGCGGATTTACTTTCATTACCGCAGGCGAAGTATAAGGTACATGTTGGAAGAGTTTTAATGAGCCTCTGTGATTATACCGTTTATCATTTTAGCGAAGAAGAAAAAATTATGCGAAGATATAAGTATCCGCAATTTGAGGAACATGCACAAATTCATGCAGCATTTGTGCAGCGCATTAAGGATTCTTTAGTTCCCCTTGCTTCAGGAAATATGGAAGCGGGAGCTGAATTTTGTAATTTTTTAGGCGAATGGCTTCTTCACCATATTGCGGTAACAGATCAAAAATGGGCCGAATTCATACAAAAAAATCATCCCGATGCAAAGTTTTAAACTGATTTTCTTTTTTTAAATATTATAGAAAATTTTATAAAAAGAGTCCGACACTACGGTTTAGTTTTTGCCGTCCGTGGCAAAAACTAAACCACGAGTTTTAAAGTTTTAATTTTACACTTTTGTGTTGATGCTTTAAAACATCGCTTCTGCGTGGAACCACCGCCGTCCATGGCGGTTCTGATTTTGACGTCCGTGGTAAAACCAACCCTACGAGTTTTAAAGCTTTGCAAAATTATCTTGCTTTAAAACA contains these protein-coding regions:
- a CDS encoding bacteriohemerythrin; translation: MECSLNFKWKDSLSVGYNTIDLHHKKLLSLINDFADLLSLPQAKYKVHVGRVLMSLCDYTVYHFSEEEKIMRRYKYPQFEEHAQIHAAFVQRIKDSLVPLASGNMEAGAEFCNFLGEWLLHHIAVTDQKWAEFIQKNHPDAKF